One Heterodontus francisci isolate sHetFra1 chromosome 13, sHetFra1.hap1, whole genome shotgun sequence genomic window, tatccagtgccttcaaccgtttcttgatatcacatggagtgaatcggattggctgaagattggcatctgtgatgcaggggacctcaagaggaggccaagatggatcatccagttggcacttctggctgaagatggatgcaaatacttctgccttgtcttttgcactgatgtgctgggctcccccatcgttgaggatgaggatatttgtggaacctcctcctcctgttagttgtttaattgtccaccaccactcacgactggatgtagcaggactgcagagcttagatttgatctgttggttgtgaaatCGCTTAGCCCTGTCAATCGCATGgtccttccgctgtttggcatgtaagtagtcctgtgtttcaccaggctgacacctgatttttaggtatgcatggtgctgttcctggcatgacctcctgcacttttcattgaaccggggtggtcccctggcttgatggtaatggtagagtgggacatatgccgggccatgaggttataggttGTGGCTGAATGCAGTACTGCTGTTGCTGATAGTCCACAGTgtttcatggatgctcagttttgatttgctagatctgtttgaaatctatcccatttagcacagtggtagtgccacacaacacaatgctgGGTTACCTcaatgtgcagtggtcactcctccaatactgtcattgacagatgcatctgcgacaggtagattggtgaggacaaggtcaagtaggtttttgcctcttgttggttccctcactaccagccacagacccagtctagcagctatgtcctttagaaaccggccagctcagtcagtagtggtgctaccaagtcactcttggtgatggactttgcagTCGCCCActtagaatacattctgtgcccttgctattctcagtgcttcttccagttggtgttcaacatggagaatcactgattcaccagctgaggccggggatggggggggagtggggggtacagggtgcggtaggtggtgatcagcaggaggtttccttgcccatgtttgacctgatgccatgagacttcatggggtccgcagtcaatgctgaggactcccagggcaactgtataccattgtgtcACCACCTGTGGTAGGTCAGtcctggtgggacaggacgtacccagggatggtgatgatgatgtctgggacattgtctgtaaggtatgattccgtgagtataactatgtcaggctgttgcttgactagtctgtgggatagtgcTCCCAatcttggcacaagcccctagctgttagtaaggaggactttgcaggatcgacatggCTAGGTttaccattgtcgtttccagtgcccaggttgatgctgggtggtccgtccggtttcattccttttcttggaCTTCGTAGAGATTTGATACGACGgagtggcttactgggccattgcagagggcatttaagagtcaaccacattgctgtggatctggagtcacatgtaggccaggtaaggatggcagctttccttccctaaaggacattagtgaaccagatggatttttacaacaatcgacaatggtttcatggtcaccattagactagcttttaattcattccagatttattaattgaattcaaattttaccatctgctgtggtgggattcgaatccatgtccccagagcattagctcaggcctctagattactagtccagtgacagaccATTACGTCACTGCCTTcccattacaaggttaggttggagaagctgggattgttctccctggagcaaaggaaattgaggggagatttgatagtagtgtacaagattatcacaggcttaaataagttagacaaggaaaaactgtttccactaactgatggttcaaggactaggggacacagattgatggttttgggcaagagatgcagggggaatatgaggaagaactttttcatgcagtgaatggtaatgacctggaactcactgcctacgagggtgttgaaagcggagacaatcaatgatttcaagaagaaattggatgggcacttatatgaaataaaattgcagggcgacagggatcaagcaggggagtgggactgactgaattgttccatggagagctggcatggactcgatgggctgaatggcctccttctaggcCAAAAATGActctatttagttggaggaaatttctgctcatccagtactgaattctggacagtctgacagtttagagaatctgtaggggtcgagagaggtggaggtgaggtagagctgatTATCGTCAGCTTACACGTGGAAAAAtggtgtgtttttggatgatgttgctgaggggcagcatgtagatgagaataggagggggtcaaggatagattcttgggtaacaccagaggtaacagtgtgggagcaggaagataaGCCATTGCAGGTTATTCTCTGGCTGTGacttcgaagagacttagcagttggcaggaaaaaagacagaagcgcaaggggagagccaactgtgtaacagccccgacaaccaattttttctgcagcaccggtggaagagtctgtcactctagtattggcctttatagccactccaggcgctgctccacaaaccactgaccacctccaggcgcttatccattgtctcccgagacaaggaggccaaagaagaagaagactggatAGCTAAGAATGAAGTGCAGttgcacccagctggacaacactgGAGAGGCTTTGGAGCAGAATTTTGTGGTCCagtatgtcaaaggctgcagacaggtcaagaagaatgaggagggatagtttacctttgtcatagtcacacaAGATGCCATTTGTGACATTCTCCCCTTCCAGAGCTGCTAACCTCCCTAGAGCCCCGCCATCCCTCCAAACTCCCTCCACTAACCTACGTTGGGCATAGCAGATGGCCTCCAGGCTGCCTGATTCCCCTCCTGTTTTGAGCAGGATGTCAATCAGCAGTATAATAATGAGGCCCAGCTATTATGATGTGCCAAGCCTTCTGCTGCTGCCTCAGGAAGGGCTGGCCATTTACTAGGCCGCTTTGCCACTCAGGAGTCAAAATTCCCCCCCTAGAGTGTAAATGCACTATAATAGAATGAATGTATGTTATTTCCTAAATTCTGTTCTAATTTTTCAATTAAAATGACGATACATTTTTTTCCAACTAAAACCTTTTATGTAGTTCCCCACGATGGCCAATTTGGTAAAGGTGCTTTTTGGTGTAGTAGAGAAGCCATTGAAACCAGAATGTTCCAAATTTGATTGCTGGTTTTAACTGATCTCAGCTAGGGCAACAATTTGCTAATATATATAGTCTCAGCTTCCCTGGGCTAAGTTGACAAAAATCAACCACAGTTCCTTCCTCTGCTTGCATATGTAGTACTCCATCAGGTTCAGTTCTGGTGCCCTTAACTAGTATATCAACACCTACTGCCTGGGCTCATACTTGAAAAATGGGCACCTGGGTGaggttctggattgctgctgttacCTGTGAATTCGGCCCAGCATGAGTCAACACCTTCAGTAGAGGAGAGAAAATGTAGAACATGAATGTTATCAGCATTCTTTACAACTATATTCAGCACTTGCATTGACTGGTAAATTCTGCACACTGAATGTTGTTAGCTTGACAACTGCACCTGAGCTTTCCTTGGTGCCACTTTTTGAGCTTGAGTTGTCAATTTTATAAATTTGCGCCTGCATTTCGCAGTAACCAAACTTGCTCAACAGGATGAAGAAGTCCCTTCTGAATGCTTTCGTAAAGATTGCATAGAGAAATGGATTTGCGCATGAGTTGAGAGGATAAAACAATACAAGCAGAATTTTAGCATTTGTCACTGTAATAAAGGGCGACTTGAAAGCTGCTGAAATAGCAAAAAATGAAATAGGAGCCATACACGTGAAGTCTGTGAAGATTAGTATCGCCATTCGTTTGGCAATTTTTGCATCACTATTTTTAGAAACAAAGTCAGGATTTTTCACAGCTAAATATATTTTGATATAGCAAACACAAATGATAATAAAGGCTATAACATTCAGTACCAACAGGAATATAACGTAAGCCTGGGAAATGGGAGTTTCTATATCCATGGGCAAACAGATGCTAACTTTCATGTAATTGCTGATTCCTACAAGTGGCAGTGTCGCTACAACAAGTGAGAATACCCAGCCTCCAAACATAATCACAACAGCGTGCCTTAAACGGAGCTTTCTGTCCATTTGCATGGCATGGGTAATCGTGTGCCATCTTTCGAAGGTGATCACCATCAGTGTGTACACAGAGAGCTCGCTTGCAAAAACAGTAAAGAAGCCGGCACTGGCGCACCCAGCACCAGTCTGCCAATCTATAGCATAGTTGTAATACTGACTTTTGGTGCTCAAATCAACGGATGCAATAAGGAGCAAATAGAGACCCATACAGAGGTCAGCAAAAGCGAGATTGCACATGAGGAAACGTGGGACTGTGAGCTTATTCTGACTAATCACCAAAACAATAAAAAC contains:
- the LOC137376725 gene encoding lutropin-choriogonadotropic hormone receptor-like — protein: MSGKSDCWSEYKERQRMTKRLIRRKKLEYERKLARNVKMDRKRFYRRFTHLPLKKIQRHSFEGLSNIIRIDISQSDSLERIESKAFVDLQDLVELEICDNLHLLTIPENAFQGMNNESLTLKLYKNGFEDVQSHAFNATKLDKLELNDNKNLRTIHNDAFRGAIGPDVLDVSSTALEYLPSYGLEFIQKLTARFTYSLKRFPSLEKFANLMEANLTYPSHCCAFKNWEKSTNSIPRLCSDLSQRGKEIYENAVSFDYGFCHAKVDLICTPEPDAFNPCEDIMGYNSLRVLIWFINILAIVGNFVVFIVLVISQNKLTVPRFLMCNLAFADLCMGLYLLLIASVDLSTKSQYYNYAIDWQTGAGCASAGFFTVFASELSVYTLMVITFERWHTITHAMQMDRKLRLRHAVVIMFGGWVFSLVVATLPLVGISNYMKVSICLPMDIETPISQAYVIFLLVLNVIAFIIICVCYIKIYLAVKNPDFVSKNSDAKIAKRMAILIFTDFTCMAPISFFAISAAFKSPFITVTNAKILLVLFYPLNSCANPFLYAIFTKAFRRDFFILLSKFGYCEMQAQIYKIDNSSSKSGTKESSGAVVKLTTFSVQNLPVNASAEYSCKEC